TTATTGGGGGAAAGATATAAATGTAAGTAAAAACTGGCCTAAAGCTTGTTGTGATAAAGCTTTAGGCCTTTTGCTCCATGCTTTTTAAAAAGTGATTTAATCAATAGCGTAACTTTTCTCTGGCAGCAACACAGGAATGCCATTTTCAATCGGATAAGCGACATTCGCCAAACGGCTAATTAAACGGTTGTTTTCTTTATCCCACTCTAATTTTGTCTGGGTGATTGGGCAAGCGATAGTATTAAGCAGTTTTTCGTTCATTCTGTTTTCTCACTAATTCAAGGGCGGGTTCTAATAAACAAGCGGTATCTTGTGCTGAAAATTTTGCAGAAACAGGCACATACCACCAATTTGGTTGAGCAAAGCTACGGCATTTTACCGCATCTTTTTCGGTCATTAATAGCGGTAAGCCGTCTTTCTGCAAAGGTTCGATGATTTCTAATGCGTAAGGCTGATGATCAGAGAAGCCATAGCTCGCTTTAAGTTGAATACCAAGATCTTGTAACATCATAAAAAAGCGAGGCGGATAGCCAATGCCAGCAAGGGCAATCACAGGCTGATGATAAAAATCGGTTATCGGTTTTTTCTCACCTGTTTTTAGATTGATCGTCCATTCAGGTTCTAACTGCATTAGATGTTCGCCGGCTTGTGCAGATTTTCCGTTGCAAATCACCGCTTGCACCGATTTTAAACGGCTTGGAAGCTCTCTTAAGCCCCCTGCCGGTAAGACAAATCCGTTGCCAAAACGACGCTCACCATCGACAACAACCCACTCCATATCTCGTTCAAGGGCGTAATGTTGTAGGCCATCATCAGTAATAATTAGATCTAGCTCAAATTGGCTCAATAATAGCTCAATGCTTTGTCGGCGGTTCGGAGAAATTGCCACAGGGGCGAGTGTCCGTTGAGCAATGAGTACAGGCTCGTCGCCCATTAGTTCGGGATCGCTATCGGCAGTCACTAACTGTGGGAATTGCTTGTTTTTTCCACCATAACCACGAGAGATAACACCAACTTTCACGCCACGCTGTTGAAGCTGTTCGACCAACCACACGACAACAGGTGTTTTGCCATTTCCGCCAACGGAGATGTTTCCCACCACTAAGACTGGCACTGGTGAGCGGTAAGATGTCAGGATTTTTTTGCGATATAACATCACTCGAATTTGGCTAATTAGCCAAAAGAGTAACGAGAATGGAGCAAGTAGCCAAGTGATAAGAGATGTTGTTTGCCAGATTTTCATACTTTCTTCTAATGATAATGGGGCATAAATGCCCCTTATTAAGTTACTCCACCTTAGGCTTTTCACCTTTCTCAACACAGTTTTTACCCACTGTCACTTTACTTGCTTTCAATGATGGTAAATCATACATCGTGTCGAGTAACAAGTTTTCCACGATAGAACGTAGCCCCCTTGCCCCTGTTTTGCGAGAAATCGCTTTTTGAGCAATCGCCACTAAAGCATCTTTGGTGAATTTTAATTCCACACCTTCCATTTTGAACAAGGCTTGATACTGCTTAATAATCGCGTTTTTCGGCTCTGTCAAAATATTAATAAGTGCTTTCTCATCAAGTTCTTCAAGCGGTGTGATAACAGGCAAACGCCCGATTAACTCTGGAATTAAACCAAATTTCACCAAATCTTCAGGCTCAACTTGTTTGAATAATTCAGTGAGTGCCTGACGATCTTTATCTTTCTTCAATTCCGCTTTAAAGCCAATTCCACCTTGTGTATTTGTTCGAGCTTCGACAATTTTATCTAGCCCAGCAAATGCACCACCGCAGATAAAGAGAATTTTAGACGTATCGACTGGAATTGTTTCTTGTTTCGGGTGTTTGCGTCCACCCTGTGGATTGATATTCGCAATAGTGCCTTCAATCAATTTAAGTAACGCTTGCTGAACCCCTTCACCGGATACATCACGGGTCAATGATGGATTTTCTGATTTACGGGTAATTTTGTCGATTTCATCAATAAAAATAATGCCACGTTCAGCCTGATCTTTATCAAAATCACACTTCATCAGCAATTTTTGGATCACATTTTCAACATCTTCACCCACATAACCAGCTTGCGTCAGCGTTGTTGCATCAGCCACAGCAAAAGGCACATTTAAACGGCGCGCCAAGGTTTCTGCCAACAATGTTTTACCACTTCCTGTAGGGCCGATAAGCAAAATGTTACTTTTACCCAACTCAACGCCTTCACTCTCTTTATTGTCAGACAGTGCATTGCGTAAGCGTTTGTAGTGGTTATAGACCGCAACGGACAATACCTTTTTAGCGTGTTCTTGTCCGATCACATAATCATCTAAATGTGCGTGAATTTCGTGTGGGGTAGGCACATTGCCTAACACATCTTGGCTCTCAGCTTCATTTTCATCAATCAATGGTTCGTCTGTTCCATTAATTAACGCATAAGACTCTTCAATACATTCGTTACAAATATGCCCTTCTGTACCTTCAATTAACGCATCAACTTCATTACGACGCTTCCCACAAAAGCTACAATGTGGTTCTTTCTCAAAATTTGCCATTATTCACTATCTCTTTGTTACAACGTCATCAACTAAGCCGTAGGCTTTTGCTTCTTCCGCAGACATAAAATTATCACGTTCTGTATCTTGAGCCACTTTCTCAAAAGGCTGTGAACAATGTTCTGCCATTTTGCGTGTTAGCATCTCTTTCAATTTTAAAATTTCTTGTGCGTGAATTTGAATATCCGTCGCTTGCCCACGATAACCGCCTAAAGGCTGGTGGATCATCACACGAGAGTTAGGTAATGCAAAACGCTTACCTTTCGCCCCTGCGGATAATAAAAATGCTCCCATTGAACAGGCTTGCCCCATACACAATGTAGAGACATCAGGTTTAATAAAGTTCATCGTATCGTAAATCGCTAAACCTGCAGTGACTACACCGCCAGGGGAATTAATATAAAGATAAATATCTTTTTCAGGATCTTCTGCTTCTAAAAAGAGCATTTGAGCAATAATTAATTTCGCCATTTCATCTTCAACACCGCCATTTAAGAAAATAATACGTTCTTTCAACAGACGGGAATAAATATCATAGGCACGTTCGCCTTTTGAGCTTTGCTCAACGACCATAGGGATTACAGACATTTTCTATTCCTTTTATAAATCGGTAAAAATCGGGGGATTTTAACAAAAAATCGCAGTATGATATAGCCTTTTATCGTTGATATACTTACTAGGATTTTATGACATTTGATGAAATCAATGCCCAGTTTGCCCTTTGCAAATCTTGGGAAGAAAGATACCGCTTGTTAATTCAATTAAGCCGTCAATTACCCAAACCAACCGAACAACAGCTTGAGCAGTGGCAAGAAATTCACGGGTGCGAAAGCCGTTTATGGTTTGATTTTCATCTTGAGCCACGTCAAGTACAAGGTTATAGCGACGCTCGTTTAATGCAGGGGGTGTTAGTGGTGTTGATTGCTTTTGTTACGGAAAAATCAGCTGAAGCATTGCAATTATTTGAAATTCAAACGCTTTTTGATGATTTGCAAATAACTCGCCACTTAACAAGTACAAGGTTAAATGGGCTTCAGCAATTACAAAACATTATTCGAGAAAAGTCTCATTTCTCTATTTAAAAAGCGGGCGAAGTTTATCTGCCCTTGTTTGATCTAATTTCGCCAAAGCCTCTAAAGCCTCATTTTGTTTAGCCACATTCTTTTCCATATTGGCACATAAGGCGATATTTTCTAGTGTATCTGCTTGATTATAATAGGCTTCTTGACTGGTTAATGCCGTTTCAAATTGCTGATAGGCTTTGTCGAATTGCTTTTGTTTACAGAGAAAGGTACCGTAGTTATTCAATACATCGGGACGAAATTGGTTGCTTTTGCTCTGTGTTTTACTTAACTTCAGGGCTTGTTGGTAGGCTTCTTCTGCTTTTGGGCTATCGCCGGTTTGTTGGTAATAATAGGCAAGTACAGAGTGCGGTAAATAGTCTTTTGCATCGTGTTCAAGCGCTTTGTCGATGTTCTCTTTCGCTTTTGGAAAATCAGATTGCTCAAGGTAAGCCAGTGCTAAATTAATGCGAGCTTTGACGGCTTCTGAACGGTTAAAATCCACCTTTGCGGTTTGATTTGTACAAGCAACAAGCCATAACGCCACACTACAAGCGGTCAAATTACGGAAAAATTTTGCGAAGGTCATCATTTAACTCCTAGATTTAAAGTAAATTGTAGGGACGCCACGCTTGGCGTCCTTTAAGTATTACTTTTACACAAGCCTAGATTAAACGGACGCCAAGCGTGGCGTCCCTACATCTTTCTTATATCTGTCTTTATTGATTTTGAACCGCAATCCCTTCGCCAAATTTACGTTTTTCAAGGGTGCGTTTAGTGCGGTCAATCACATCACCAGCAAGCTGTCCGCAGGCAGCATCAATATCATCACCTCGAGTTTTACGTACTGTCACCGTAAAACCATATTCCATCAAAGTTTTTTGGAAGCGATCAATACGTGTATTTGAACTCTTCGCATAAGGTGCTTCTGGGAACGGGTTCCACGGGATTAAGTTGATTTTACTTGGGGTATTTTTTAATACTTCAGCAAGCTGATGGGCGTGTTCCACATCATCATTGACGTGACTTAACATCACATACTCAATCGTCACTTTACCGTGATTAGCGTTTGATACTTCCAAGTATTTATTCACCGAATCAATTAACATTTTAATGTTATATTTTTTATTCAGCGGAATTAATTCATTACGCAACTCATCATTTGGTGCGTGCAATGAAATTGCCAACGCCACATCAATCTGCTCACGCATTTTATCCAACGCAGGCACAACCCCTGATGTAGAAAGGGTCACACGGCGTTTAGACAGACCATAAGCAAAATCGTCTAACATAATTTCCATTGCCGGAATAACGTTATTCATATTTAGCAATGGCTCACCCATTCCCATCATTACCACATTGGTAATCGGACGAATACCCGTTACACCAAAGTTACCGATAATTTTTGAAGCTCGCCACACCTGCCCGATAATTTCAGATACGCTCAAATTACGGTTAAAGCCTTGCTGTGCCGTTGAGCAGAAAGTACAAGCCAAGGCACAACCCACCTGCGAAGAAACACACAAGGTAGCACGATCATCTTCTGGGATATATACCGTTTCAATTTGCTGGTCGCCAACCCACATCGCCCATTTGATTGTACCGTCGGCAGAACGTTGTTCTACGGCAACTTCAGGTGCTTTAATTTCAGCGATCCGTTTTAATTTTTCACGCAACACCTTGTTGATGTTGGTCATATTATCAAAATTATCTTCACCAAAATGATAAATCCATTTCATCAGCTGATCGGCACGGAATGGTTTCTCGCCCATCTCCGCAAACAGTTCACGCATCTGCTGACGGTTTAGGTTTAATAAGTTAATTTTTTCAGTTTTGGTTGAATTGCAACTTACGTCCGTTGCTTGAATTTGTTCAGACATTGTTTGAAAGCCTCGTTGTTACACGGTTTGTGGCAAAAGGTTAGTTTTGCTAGGGTTTAGTTAAATTAAAGTCGGCAATTCTACTGTTGTCTGCTTGTTTAGGCTAGTGATTTTTACAAGATTTGAAAAGTTGAAATAATGAATTTTTCGATGGGGATCACAAAAATAACAAAATGAAAATACAAGCGGTTAGATAAAACAAAAAGTTTGCAAAATAAAAAGGATATTGATGAAAAGTAAAGTGGTGGGCGATACCGGTCTCGAACCAGTGACCCCCTCCTTGTAAGGGAGGTGCTCTCCCAACTGAGCTAATCGCCCGAATACCTTGCGGTTTCGACTAGTTTAAACACTTGGATTAAGTGGTGGGCGATACCGGTCTCGAACCAGTGACCCCCTCCTTGTAAGGGAGGTGCTCTCCCAACTGAGCTAATCGCCCACTTAAGATAAGCATTTAAACTAATGGGAAGTTTGAAAGGTTGGTACTTTAAAAAAGTGGTGGGCGATACCGGTCTCGAACCAGTGACCCCCTCCTTGTAAGGGAGGTGCTCTCCCAACTGAGCTAATCGCCCTTTTCAAACTAAATTAGATTGTAACAACGGACTTCAAAAGTTGAAGTGGTGGGCGATACCGGTCTCGAACCAGTGACCCCCTCCTTGTAAGGGAGGTGCTCTCCCAACTGAGCTAATCGCCCGTCGTTGTGGGGTGGCATTATAGAGTTCAAAAATTTTCAGTCAATCCATTTTTGCTATTTTTTACTTGTTCGTTGAATTTTTCGCCCAAATTGCTGATTTTCTACTAGGATTTCCGCTCAAGAGGGGTAAAATACCGAGATCTGTTTGTTTAAAAACATTGTTGAAAATATAGGCGATAATATGAAAATTGAAACCCTTTTCCCTTTAGATCCGAATGTAAAAGTGCGTACTCGTTTCGCACCAAGCCCGACTGGCTATTTACACGTTGGTGGTGCAAGAACCGCCCTTTATTCTTGGTTATATGCTAAACATAACAACGGCGAATTTGTACTACGCATTGAAGATACCGACCTTGAGCGTTCCACCCCGGAAGCAACCGCTGCGATCATTGAAGGCATGGAATGGCTTAACTTGGCGTGGGAACACGGCCCTTATTTCCAAACAAAACGTTTTGATCGTTATAACCAGGTGATCGATCAAATGATTGAAGAAGGCACTGCATACCGTTGCTATTGCTCAAAAGAGCGTTTAGATGAATTACGTGCAAACCAAGAAGCAAATAAAGAAAAACCACGTTATGACCGCCATTGCTTAGGCGATCATTCACACGATCCAAGCGAACCGCACGTTGTTCGTTTTAAAAATCCAACAGAAGGCTCAGTGGTCTTTGATGATGCCGTGCGTGGACGCATTGAAATCAGCAACAGCGAATTGGACGACTTAATTATCCGTCGTACCGATGGCGCACCAACCTACAACTTCTGTGTGGTTGTAGATGACTGGGATATGGGCATTACCCACGTTGTTCGTGGCGAAGATCATATCAACAACACGCCACGCCAAATCAACATCTTAAAAGCGTTAGGGGCAGAAATTCCAACCTATGCACACGTTTCGATGATTAACGGCGATGATGGTCAAAAACTTTCTAAACGTCATGGTGCAGTCAGCGTCATGCAATATCGTGATGATGGCTATTTACCGGAAGCCTTAATTAACTATCTCGTACGTTTAGGCTGGGGACACGGCGACCAAGAGATCTTCACTCGTGAAGAGATGATTGAATTATTCGATATTCATTCGGTAAGCAAATCAGCAAGTGCCTTTAACACTGAAAAATTACAGTGGTTAAACCAACACTATATGCGTAGTTTACCGGCAGAGCATGTCGCTAAATACTTGGCATGGCACATGAATGATCAAGGCATTGACACAACGAATGGCCCTACATTGGAAGCTATTATCCCTGTATTAAGTGAACGAGCAAAAACTTTAAAAGAACTGGCAAGCCAAAGCCGTTATTTCTATCAAGAATTTGATAGCTATGATGAAAAAGCAGTAGCGAAAAACTTCAAAGCAGAAGCGATTGCACCACTTGCAAAATTATTGGAAAAACTGACCGCTTGTGATGACTGGAGCGTTGAAAATATCCACGATGCAATGAACCAAACAGCCACAGAGCTTGAAATCGGTATGGGTAAAGTCGGTATGCCATTCCGCCTTGCCGTAACAGGCTCAGGGCAGTCGCCATCTATGGATATTACCGCAAAATTAGTTGGCAAAGAGAGAACGCTCGTGCGTATTCAAAAAGCGATTGCATTTATTGAAGCGCAGAACTAGTTAGTTTTTAATCAATTAATCTGTTTGCACTGTTTTCAGATTGACAGAAAAAAAGCGAGAGCATATCATTTCTCGCAATTTTGGGGATATAGCTCAGTTGGGAGAGCGCTTGAATGGCATTCAAGAGGTCGTCGGTTCGATCCCGATTATCTCCACCAAATTAACCTAAACAGACGTAAATGAACATAACAGAAAGCCTTGAAGCACAACGTTTCAAGGCTTTTTTTCTATCAGTACAAGTAAACATCAACAATAGGTTTTAAGTTATTTATCAAATTTAGTCAGTGAATAGCTACTTAAAATGGAAAAAGCAGTTGTTATGTTGGTTACTATTTTGTCTACTTCGCTACTTTTTTCAATATCAAGAAAATGCTAAGATAAATTGATTTTAAAGGAGTTTCTATGAGCAAACCTACAAAATGTGATAAACCTATTGTCGTCGCAAATGGCTTGTGGCGTTTACTTGGCAATATTATTAAAGTATCAAGTTATCCTTTTCATGCACTTTTTCCTAAAAAGCGTTTTACGATTCCAGAATTTAGTCCTGCTAAAATTAAATCAACAAAGCCAACTAGAATTAATAAAACGATTTGGCAAACGAATTACAGTAACCGAGTAACATTACCAGTTTATTGTAATTATTTAGTGAACTGCCTTTTATCATTGGATTATGACTATCGCTATGTAAGTACGGAAGAGAGAGCAGAATATATTAAAGCAAATGCGGATGAGCGTACTTTTAATGCTTATAGTAAACTTACGGATGGTGCGGCTCAGGCAGATTTCTGGCGTATTTTCACCTTATATAATGAAGGTGGAATTTATATGGATATTGATGGACATTTAGTGTGGAATTTATCTTCTATTATTGGTGAAAATGACAGTGAAGTGATTATTACCCGACGAGATAAATATACCAATTTCTTTCTAGCGAGTGAGAAGGGGAACTCATTCTTAAAAGATACCTTGGACATTATTATTGATAATATTGAACAACGTCGTATCGATGGCGGGGTATTTTCGCTGACAGGGCCAACAACCTTAAATATGGCGTTGGAAGGTAAAATAGTTAATCACCGTCGAGATAAGATCACTTGTGCGCAAGGCACATTTACTAACGAATATTTTCAGTATATGGATAAAAAACGTGGTAAATGGAACCATGCTAAGAATGAAGATTTATTAAAATAATTTTGAGATAAAAGTTGCTAAGATTTAAATCAATAAATGTTAGCAACTTTTTGATCTACTACTCTTTACTCTCTGAAACTAATAGATTCGCTAAGGTTTTTACGCCAATCCCCGTTGCACCTGCTGCCCATAACTCACTTGGAGTTTTACGGAAAGTTGCAGAACAGTCAATATGTAACCAATTTTGCTGATAATTTTCCACAAAATAGGATAAGAAGGCGGTCGCAGTACTTGCCCCTGCACCAACGGGAACAGAGCCGATATTAGCAATATCTGCAAAGGAAGATGAAATTTGAGAACGGTGGAACTCTTCAAATGGTAAACGCCAGAAAGGTTCGTTTTCGGCTTTGGCGGACGCAAATAAACGAGCGACTAATTGATCGTCCATTGATAGCACTGAGTGGTAGTCATTGCCCACCGCCACTTTGGCTGCTCCTGTTAATGTCGCACAATCGACAATAAACTGTGGTTTCTGTTTGCTGGCTTCAATTAAACCGTCTGCTAACACTAAACGCCCTTCTGCATCGGTATTTAACACTTCTGCGGTTACGCCATTGCGATAGGTAATAATATCGCCTAATTTGAATGCTCGGCTACTTACCATATTTTCTGCACAGCAAAGATAGAGCTTCACACGTTGTTTTAAGCCACGCGCAATAGCAAAACCTAAAGCCCCTGTGACTAAGGCTGCTCCGCCCATATCGGTACGCATTGTGGACATACTGTCACTTGGTTTTAAGCTATAACCGCCCGTGTCAAAGGTAATGCCTTTACCAACTAAACAGGCTAACACAGGAGCATCTGGATTGCCCGTTGGGTTATAGTCAAGTTGTAACATCGCTGGCAAATGTGCCGAGCCTTTACCGACTGTCCAAATGCCGTGGTAGCCACGTTCATTCAATGCTTCACGAGCAACGATTTCAAAAGATACCTTGCCTTTTCCGACATATTTATCCGCTTGGTGCAGAATAAATTCTGCCGCTTTGTGAGCCAATACTTCGGGGGTTAAGCGGTCAGATGGTTCGTTAATAATGTCACGGGTAAAGGTGCTACACGCAAGGCGAGCGTCAAATTCTGCTTGTTGCTCATTTAACGCAGGATAGGTTACTGAGCCTGCATTTTTCACGCTCACAAACCCTTGATGGAACGCCCAACATTGTTCTAACCCCCAGCCTTCGCCTGTTAAAGCCACATTTAAAATGTTTTGATTTTTGATTTTGCGAGCTGCTTGTTGAATGGTGGTTAATTCATCTTTTACCAGATGAATGGTCATACCTTGATCGTTTGCCGATAAAATCGCCTTTTTTCCCCAAACTTCAGGGGCTGGATTTTTTGAAAGAGTAATATTCATCGTTGCCATACACATTCCTTAATGAATTGAAAAAAGTAATGCATTATAGATCGCTTTCTAACGTGGAGGTATCGACTTTACGTTTGGAGAAAAGGGAAGGGAGACAAGCGGTAAGATCTGCCTATTTTTCAGTATTATGTAGTAGTTGCACAAAAGTCAATTTTAGGAAAATTTATGTAGGGGCGGGGTTTATCCCCGCCCGTAAGTCCTGATGTTCGAACGAGATTCGGGCGGGGATAAACCCCGCCCCTACGAAAACATTTAATGTTTGTGCAAGTACTGCATAATACCGCTATTTTTTTACAAAAAAGAATGACAATCCTACCGCTTGTAAGGGTTAGCTTAGCTGAACGCCACCTGTACTAAAGGCTTCTAAATGAATTTGAGCAGGCGAAATACCTAAATCTACTAATGCTTTATGTTGCGCTTGCATAAAGAATGCTGGACCACATAAATAGTAATCGGCATCTTTTGGTAACATATCGCTTGGGACTTGTGTTAAATCTAAACGACCGACTACATCAGCTTCATTTGCGTTATCTTCTTCATAAGCCACGAAGCTACGTACCGTTGGGTATTGTGCTTTCACTTGCTCAATATGTTGCTTCATCGCATGCACTTGTGCATTACGGCAAGCATGAATAAAGCTGACAGGTTGTGGAATACCTGCATCAACCAAGCCGTTTAGCATTGCAATCATTGGTGTTAAACCGACACCGCCACTAATTAGAACATTTTTCTTATTGTGGTCAAGTAAGAAGAAATTCCCTGTTGGCGCAGTGACTTCAATTTCATCGCCTTCTTTAAGGTTGTGTAGGGTATTTGAAACCCAACCAGCCGCAAAATCCGCTTTGGCATCTTCACGTTTTACAGAAATACGTAAATGATCAGCTTTTGGGCTATCCGATAAAGTATATTGGCGTGGCTGTTTTAATCCAAGATCTTCAACAAATACACGAACAGAAATATATTGCCCTACTTTATATTGCGGTAATGCGCCATTATCTGAAGGAACTAAATAGAATGATGTGATTTCGCTACTTTCTTCTACTTTCTTCGCAATTTTAAATTTACGCCAGCCTAACCAGCTACCTTGCGTTTGTGCATGCTCATCATAAATGGCTTTTTCTGTATTAATTAATACTTCTGCTAATTGCCCATAAGCTGCAGCCCATGCATCAATTAAAGGATCGTCCATAGAAATATTTAATACTTCGCTGATGGAATGAAGTAGGTTTGTACCGACAATTTGGTAGTCTGGTGCTTGGATTTCTAAGCTCACGTGTTTATGTGCCATTAATTCAATCGCAGATGCTAATACGGCTGGATTTTCAATATTTTCAGCATAAGCCAATACTGCACCCGCCAATGAACGTGCTTGTGCACCACTACGTTGATGCCCTAAGTTAAACACTTCTTTGAGTTCAGGATGATTAGTTAACATACGGTTATAAAAATAACTTGTCAGGGCAACACCGTTTTCTTTTAAAACAGGCACGGTTGCTTTAACTAATTCGATTTGTTGAGCGGTAAGAGACATAGGTTTTTCCTTCAAATGAAACGGATTAAAAGATATATTTATAATACATCTTTTAATCTTATCATTGCAATGAACTAAATCATAAAAAATAACAAAAAATGGTTTAAACTATCGCCATAAGAGAGGAATAAAAAAATCATGAAAGGATGACCTATGCAGCTGAGTAAATTTACCGATTATGCTTTTCGCGTGTTGATGTATATTGCTCATCATCAAGAAGAGCTTCATACTATCCCACATCTTGCAGAAAAACTTAATGTATCGCAAAACCATTTAGTCAAAGTAGTTCATTTCATGGCAAAGCAACATTGGTTAATTACTACGAGAGGAAAAGGTGGTGGGATTAAAGTCTCTTCTTTAGTACTTTCCATGCCTGTGGGGGAAGTGGTTAGAACATTGCAGGGTGATCCAAAGCTTGTAAATTGCAATTCTCCAGTATGTGTTTTAAAACCGAATTGTCAGTTTAAGTCTATATTACATGATGCTCTTGAGCAGTTTTACCAATATTTGAACCAATATACGATTTCAGAATGTATTGGATCTCAAGCATTGATCAAAAGTATTTCGATTGATGTGAAACTGTAAGACATAGTTAATACTATTCTCTATATTCCGTAGGGCGCTGAATGGTGTTCCTACTTTTGTATCTTGCTTTTTAATCCCAAAACTCGTTAAAATACCACTAGTTATTTTTACAGTATATATTCCTATGAACCTCGACCCAATTTGGCTTTATGCAACGATAGCATTACTCTTATTGATCTCACTTTGGCTCTTTTTTAGCTACTCCCGTTCACAACGAGATAGCCAAGAGTTGCAACAAGATCTTGAGCAATTACAACAGCAGTTTTCAACGCTCTCGCAAAAATATGAGCAAATTTCCCTTGAAAAAAATCAAGTAGAACAATTTGCTGTTCAGCAACAGACAAAAGCAGAATCAACCCTTGAGCGTTTAAATGAACGAGATTTAGCGATTCAAAAACTTCAGCAACAGCTTGAGCAGGCAGAATTACAGGAAGACCAACTAGAACGTTATATTAATGAATTAAAAGAGCGGATCGGTTCGGCTCAGACTAAAGCGGAAAGTTTGGAAGAACAGTTACAACAAACTCAGTTACAGCTACAACATCAGCAAGAAGAAAGCGGTCAGTTACAGGCTAAATTTTCCCAATCACAACAAGAATTAACGGAATTACGCACGACACTTTCGGAAAAACAGGCAAATTTTGAAACTCAACAGAAGAATTTCCTAGAAGTCCGCCAGCAGTTAAATGTTGAATTTCAACATCTTGCTCAACAAATTCTGGAAGAAAAGAGTAAATCCTTTTCTGAGAGTAATCAGTCAGCACTCGATTTACTGCTCAAGCCTTTTAAAGAGCAGATCGAAAGTTTTCAAAAACGTGTCAATGAGGTGCATAGTGAAGCAATAAAAGGCAATGCGGATTTGGGGGCTGAGATCAAACGCGTGCTTGAAATTGGGCTGTCAATGTCACAGGAAGCACAAAATCTTACTACTGCATTAAAAGGCAATAATAAAATTGCAGGAAACTGGGGGGAAATTCAGTTAGAAAGTGCGTTACAAACAGCAGGGCTTTTGGCTGGGGAACATTATGTCGCCCAAGAGAGCT
Above is a genomic segment from Actinobacillus indolicus containing:
- a CDS encoding glycosyltransferase family 32 protein; its protein translation is MSKPTKCDKPIVVANGLWRLLGNIIKVSSYPFHALFPKKRFTIPEFSPAKIKSTKPTRINKTIWQTNYSNRVTLPVYCNYLVNCLLSLDYDYRYVSTEERAEYIKANADERTFNAYSKLTDGAAQADFWRIFTLYNEGGIYMDIDGHLVWNLSSIIGENDSEVIITRRDKYTNFFLASEKGNSFLKDTLDIIIDNIEQRRIDGGVFSLTGPTTLNMALEGKIVNHRRDKITCAQGTFTNEYFQYMDKKRGKWNHAKNEDLLK
- a CDS encoding RrF2 family transcriptional regulator; translation: MQLSKFTDYAFRVLMYIAHHQEELHTIPHLAEKLNVSQNHLVKVVHFMAKQHWLITTRGKGGGIKVSSLVLSMPVGEVVRTLQGDPKLVNCNSPVCVLKPNCQFKSILHDALEQFYQYLNQYTISECIGSQALIKSISIDVKL
- the rmuC gene encoding DNA recombination protein RmuC translates to MNLDPIWLYATIALLLLISLWLFFSYSRSQRDSQELQQDLEQLQQQFSTLSQKYEQISLEKNQVEQFAVQQQTKAESTLERLNERDLAIQKLQQQLEQAELQEDQLERYINELKERIGSAQTKAESLEEQLQQTQLQLQHQQEESGQLQAKFSQSQQELTELRTTLSEKQANFETQQKNFLEVRQQLNVEFQHLAQQILEEKSKSFSESNQSALDLLLKPFKEQIESFQKRVNEVHSEAIKGNADLGAEIKRVLEIGLSMSQEAQNLTTALKGNNKIAGNWGEIQLESALQTAGLLAGEHYVAQESYRDEEGKRFAPDFVVKLPDDKHLILDSKVSLIAYDQAVRSEDNFAIQQALDEHCRSLRTHIDGLSKKNYSQLIGIKSPDFVLMFVPIEPAYIEAMKHDPQLFNYGYERNVILVSHTTLMPILRTVANLWRIERGNAEAREISEKAGDIYNQVCVIAERLAKLGNTLNTASNQYNQSVTALVGKQGLLGKVERFQQLSAKAQQTTPQVELLETDWDTTRLHLLVEKPITQDNV
- the pepB gene encoding aminopeptidase PepB, which produces MNITLSKNPAPEVWGKKAILSANDQGMTIHLVKDELTTIQQAARKIKNQNILNVALTGEGWGLEQCWAFHQGFVSVKNAGSVTYPALNEQQAEFDARLACSTFTRDIINEPSDRLTPEVLAHKAAEFILHQADKYVGKGKVSFEIVAREALNERGYHGIWTVGKGSAHLPAMLQLDYNPTGNPDAPVLACLVGKGITFDTGGYSLKPSDSMSTMRTDMGGAALVTGALGFAIARGLKQRVKLYLCCAENMVSSRAFKLGDIITYRNGVTAEVLNTDAEGRLVLADGLIEASKQKPQFIVDCATLTGAAKVAVGNDYHSVLSMDDQLVARLFASAKAENEPFWRLPFEEFHRSQISSSFADIANIGSVPVGAGASTATAFLSYFVENYQQNWLHIDCSATFRKTPSELWAAGATGIGVKTLANLLVSESKE
- the hmpA gene encoding NO-inducible flavohemoprotein, whose translation is MSLTAQQIELVKATVPVLKENGVALTSYFYNRMLTNHPELKEVFNLGHQRSGAQARSLAGAVLAYAENIENPAVLASAIELMAHKHVSLEIQAPDYQIVGTNLLHSISEVLNISMDDPLIDAWAAAYGQLAEVLINTEKAIYDEHAQTQGSWLGWRKFKIAKKVEESSEITSFYLVPSDNGALPQYKVGQYISVRVFVEDLGLKQPRQYTLSDSPKADHLRISVKREDAKADFAAGWVSNTLHNLKEGDEIEVTAPTGNFFLLDHNKKNVLISGGVGLTPMIAMLNGLVDAGIPQPVSFIHACRNAQVHAMKQHIEQVKAQYPTVRSFVAYEEDNANEADVVGRLDLTQVPSDMLPKDADYYLCGPAFFMQAQHKALVDLGISPAQIHLEAFSTGGVQLS
- the gltX gene encoding glutamate--tRNA ligase; amino-acid sequence: MKIETLFPLDPNVKVRTRFAPSPTGYLHVGGARTALYSWLYAKHNNGEFVLRIEDTDLERSTPEATAAIIEGMEWLNLAWEHGPYFQTKRFDRYNQVIDQMIEEGTAYRCYCSKERLDELRANQEANKEKPRYDRHCLGDHSHDPSEPHVVRFKNPTEGSVVFDDAVRGRIEISNSELDDLIIRRTDGAPTYNFCVVVDDWDMGITHVVRGEDHINNTPRQINILKALGAEIPTYAHVSMINGDDGQKLSKRHGAVSVMQYRDDGYLPEALINYLVRLGWGHGDQEIFTREEMIELFDIHSVSKSASAFNTEKLQWLNQHYMRSLPAEHVAKYLAWHMNDQGIDTTNGPTLEAIIPVLSERAKTLKELASQSRYFYQEFDSYDEKAVAKNFKAEAIAPLAKLLEKLTACDDWSVENIHDAMNQTATELEIGMGKVGMPFRLAVTGSGQSPSMDITAKLVGKERTLVRIQKAIAFIEAQN